A genomic stretch from Corynebacterium terpenotabidum Y-11 includes:
- a CDS encoding IclR family transcriptional regulator, which yields MGTQSVQSVDRAVTALEMLAACGQAGTGEIADHLGVHKSSATRLLATLADHGLVEQDGTGGQWSLGFGLVRLAGAVTDRAGFSGAAQALCDRVAAETGETANVAVLDDVYAVNVTQAVGAGLLSPHHYLGRRTPGHATSSGKLLLAEDAAATRKACRDLGRYTDRTIVTADALSAELAQVRDRGWAVSDEEWEEHITAVAVPLRLPDGTLEAALTVTGPNHRLRPEDFARMAARLAALASSAGRWR from the coding sequence ATGGGAACTCAGTCTGTGCAGTCAGTGGACCGGGCCGTCACGGCACTGGAGATGCTTGCGGCGTGCGGTCAGGCCGGTACCGGGGAGATCGCCGACCATCTCGGCGTCCACAAGTCCAGTGCCACCCGGTTGCTCGCCACCCTGGCCGACCACGGGCTGGTCGAGCAGGACGGAACCGGTGGGCAGTGGAGCCTCGGTTTCGGGCTGGTCCGGCTGGCCGGTGCCGTCACCGACCGCGCCGGGTTCTCCGGCGCGGCCCAGGCACTGTGCGACCGGGTCGCGGCGGAGACCGGAGAAACCGCGAACGTCGCGGTCCTCGACGACGTCTACGCGGTCAACGTCACCCAGGCGGTGGGCGCCGGCCTGCTCTCTCCGCACCACTACCTGGGTCGTCGTACCCCCGGGCATGCGACCAGCTCGGGCAAGCTGCTGCTCGCGGAGGATGCTGCGGCGACCCGCAAAGCCTGCCGTGATCTCGGCCGTTACACCGACCGCACCATCGTCACCGCCGACGCCCTGAGCGCGGAACTGGCACAGGTCCGTGACCGGGGTTGGGCCGTCTCCGATGAGGAATGGGAGGAGCACATCACCGCGGTGGCGGTGCCGCTGCGGCTGCCGGACGGAACCCTGGAAGCGGCACTGACCGTGACCGGCCCGAACCACCGGCTCCGGCCGGAGGATTTCGCCCGGATGGCGGCGCGACTGGCCGCGCTGGCGTCCTCGGCCGGACGCTGGCGCTGA